The Magnolia sinica isolate HGM2019 chromosome 11, MsV1, whole genome shotgun sequence DNA window ccaaaGTAGAATTGAAGAATTGGAAGATAACTCTATAGAAGCTTCACAACTCattgctctctttctctctcctctaccTTAATTCATACCTAGACTAACTTAGAACatccatttaaataggaaaaactcGTAGGGACTTGGAACTGAATTCAATTTTTGTGCTTTTCTTATGCCTTTGTCACAACAACAGTCACCTTCAGTTGTAGCTGAACGTACCTTCGCTCACACCGAACCCACTTTTAGTTGAAGCTGAATTTCATCAAAATCTGTCTGAAGTCTTTGTCACTTTCAAGTCGTACCAAACCTTCTTTCGGTGGCACCAAACATGACTTTGGTCGGACTTAAGTTTTGAACTAAATTACATCTGAAAATCACAATTCCTTGCTCCACTGTTCTGTGCACATTTGGTCAAACTGAACCAATATTAGGTGGAACCGAATagtctgttatttttgttattatactttgtgatttttcaatctttttttcatctttcatccttgattttcttagatctttggcacttgaaatcttcaataatATCCTCTAGATCTCCATTTCTTCATTGATCATTCTTTTCAGCTTCAATCAATCTTTTTAAGTGCCTATTCTTCTTCATGTCCAAAATATCCTcccatgaaaaaaatatatataattaaatcaatttggtATTTAAATACCAagaaagctaatgtaattgagatgataaatatgcaatatttaggcattATCACTTAATAGTAATTGCCTCTTTAGAAACTTTTAGGACACCTTCATTTATGATGAATTTGTATCTGAGTGCCTCAAGAGATCTTAGAgatatcagattcttcttcagGTCCGAAACGTGGCTCACATCAGTCAGAatacgctccaccccatcgaaCATTCTTATACAATCTGATCCAATTCTAATTGTCTTATAGgcatgatcattgcccataagaactACTCCACCATCGTACTTTTTATACGTGGCGAACCCACATCAATGAGGACACATGTGATGCAATGCCCCTGTATCTAAAATCCATTCATTATACAAGTGTCCAACCTTGGACACAGATAATATATCGTAGCCAATCATCTCCTCACTAGAGTTTGCTGAATTGCCCTCCTTCGGAGAATGATTTACAGTcttatctttttaatttttcaaatttgtgCAGTCCTTTATATGTCTTGTcctgccacaattccagcacttcaacATTCTTTTACCCTTCGACTTAAACATTGATCATGACTTATCATTCTCTCATTTAGATGATCTCTCCCTTGCTACCAGTGTCCCGCAGAAGTACATTCCCCACCATTATTCCTTCTTTGTTTCTTCGACTAAATGGTAGAAATAACAATATTGAGGTATAAGGTATCCCTACCATGACATAGAGTATCCATTAGATTCTCATGGGGATCTAGAATGGATGTCAACAACATTAAGGCTTTGTCATCTTCATTAATCTTCACCTCCACACTTGTTGTTTGCAAAGTAGTTTGTTCAAGACGCTGATGTATTCATAAATCTGACCCTTCTACACCATCTTCAGAGTGTACAATTGTCTCTTTAGTCATATATGATTGGAGAGGAACTTCGTCATGTAGATTTTCTCCACAATAGTCATCTCATTAATAATGTTATCGAAGACTTCATTAGCCAAGCAATTAAATTGCTTTAATTGCCCGCTAACCGAGGTTATCCGAATCCTCTTCCTTCATAATTTCAGGATGTCTTCCATTGTCAAGGAGAGCCCGTGATACCTGTTGTTAAATTAGAAGGGCTTTCATCTTCGACCTCTATAATTTGAAGTTTTTTATACCTGTAAGAGCAATCATTAAACTTCTTCATGTTGTACTTTAAATTTTGATCCGTTAGATCCCATGCCTTAGATTCAATCTAAACAACTCAATGTAACCTTGTTGTGCACATCCATTACACGTTAGGCACAGAAGCAACCTTAAAACGAATCAAACACacaaaagagaaataaaaaatttgagcAATCACTGAAAACACACAGATTTTActtggaaaaaccctttcgggaaaaaagaACGGCATCAGGCGACGATCAATCTACTATAttagaaagttacaagagatgaaccTATAAATTTGAAAACTCTCTTTTATAGACAAAATCCATTCTCAGAACCTTAATTTTCTCTTCAACACAAGGATTTCCCCTAATTACGTTTATAAATGCATATAAATACCCTCCCGCAAGGTTAGGAAACAGATACTTCACTTCCTAAAATTCATGTGCATTCGATTGCTCGGACCATGTTGAGCCCTTGATATGTCGAACCTAAAATGACCAAATCATAACAGTGAACATCTGTCTAAATCCCAAGTTTTCAGTCGGACCGACTCAGCTTTCCATCAGACCGAAACCATCCAAGGCATCACAGAGCAACAGCCCCAAAACACAATTTTCGGCCGGACCGAGTATGAACTCGGTTTGAACGAAACAGGGTCAGAATGGCTAGATCATACGTTCCTCAGGTACCACCCTATAAAAAGTCTTTCACCGACCATTCAATTGCATCATTAACTAGGGCACAGGAATCTTTTCCGTGATTAGAACATCTACTATCCTCTTGTAAAGTATAGCCGAAAACAAAAGGAAGAGACGGTATAGATCTTCATAGTAGAAAGACAATGATAGAATGAATGTTGCATATATGTGCAAAATCCATTGTAAATATGCAGGGGCGTGAAAATATGAAGCAGATTCATGCATTAGGACAATTATAGAATTGGATGTTGCATATATGTGGAAAATCCAGGACATTCATCAGCTGGGCCATTGTAAATATGTAGGGGAGTGAAAATAAACTTATAGCCAGACTTATGAGTTATCTATGGCCCGTGCTGTGAGTGGCCTCTTCGACAAGTCTTCATGCAAGCCCATCACTTCTCTAACTTCATTGCTTCAATGAAACTGTTGAAATTCTTCAAAGATGATCCTCCTTCGCCAACCTGCTTTCTAGCCATTTCCTTGAGCTCCAATGATCTTGCTCTTATCCCCTCATCACCAAGCAATTCATTCAGTTTTCCCTTTATCTCTTCTCTTGGTATGATCCCGTTTCCATCTGGTATGAATCCCAAGCCAACCTTCCAAAAATCTGAAATGTATGTCTTGTTAAGGAATTGGTCAGTGAAGTAAGGCCAGCAGAGGAAAGGAACTCCATTGCTCAACCCCTCCATGGTCGAGTTCCAACCACAGTGGCTCAAGAAGCAGCCAATTGAAGGGTGGGCCAACACCTTTTGTTGAGGTGACCAGCCTACAATCAGGCTGCGGTCTGCCACTCTTTCTTTGAAACCATCTGGGTAGGCATCCGATGATCCATCGGTGAGGTCCGGTCGCACTACCCACAGGAATGGATGGCCAGAAAGTTCGAGCCCAAGTGCTAGCTCTTGGAACTGACATTGGTCGAAGACAGTGAAGCTGCCGAAGGCCACATAAATAACTGAACAGGAGGGTTGTTTATCGAGCCAGCTTAGGCAAGTGGAGTCCTCCCGCCAAAAGTTCCCTTCAAGCCGTCCAAGTCGTCTTCCTGCCTGAAGCGGGCCAATTGGCAGGATGTTTGGAACCAATTCAAATGCAGACTGTTCAATCTCATGAAATGAGTTGCAAAGAAGCCAGTCAGCAGATTCAAGAGCTCGGTTGATATGGTTTGCATATCGGAAGAGGGACTGCTGCACGTTGTTGTCATTGATGCAGAGCCAAAATAAGTGTTCGGTCTTCATCATGGGCATTGTCGGAGAGAGCTTGATCatcttatgtttggatggataacCTGCAAAAGATGTTCAGTCACTAATATCATTCGTTAATTAGAAATTCTAATGGGATTCTTAGATGATCTTTTACTATGAAATGCAACATACAATTTCGTTCTTGAAACTGGCCCAATGCCTCTAGTGGACCAGAAATCAGGGACATCAGGGCCAGCGCAATACGTTTGAATGATTggacaatatctaaaccattttcCATGTTTCTACAAATGTTTCGCATTCCCAGGGAACAAATTCATTTGGTAGATGGTCAGGATTGTTCTTTGAAAGCCATTTTTTGGTTTGAGCTAATCACAAACTCGATGAGTCTCGTTGTGTTTCCACAACGAGTTAGACATCCATGACTTTCTTAACTACTCAGGTTCAAGTCTCATtgatctgagtcaactcagtcaaTTTTCGAGTTCGAACTATTGTTGGATTATCTATGCTTCGCTTCATGAATTTGTTAGCCAGTCTCACTATTTGAAATAGGAATTCTGATAGTGGCCTCTCAACAATTGAGTGAGTCTAATGCCTCCTGAAATCAACTTTTACATACCACAACCTGTGTTCTTTAAAACTCAATACTGAATTAAAAAGATACAAGTAATTAATATAAAATCTACAGCATCTATAGATGAGGAATGCTCCGGTGCTTTCAGAACGCTAAGTTATAGTGACCCTAGTTGCAAttggttgcattgggacacttggacaTCCAATCCATATATCTGGACGGTTCACTAGACCCAACGCATATTTCATGGGCTATGCAACCATCACATTAATCTGACAAATATGAACTATTTGATCATTAATGTTCATTAATATGGACGGTATagtcatttacaaaaaaaaaaagatctaatCAAGTGTGAATCATCTATTTGTTAGAGAccaccatggattgcttatgactcCGAAGAATCGCATTATTGTTGGGCAACTGTAGCcatctagaggtgtacacgagtcgatccgggtcgagctttgcccagctcgacTCTCGACTCGGCCAGCAAgataccccagctcgaactcggctcagctcagttcggttagcagcttgggccaattcaagctgagttcaagcaaagatcaagccaagtttgaccgtgtagcattttcataaacacatggactacaccttcaaaatctcaccgtaTGACAAAAACagtagttttacaggtatttcatcaaacaccttgtaagcaacataaaaatcaagaaaaaaaaaagggtatttgtttcctatacataccttccttgccactagccacacttcgttgagtcatttcatcaaacacttagtgagcaacatcaatatcaaagtgaccgagtcaccgaaccggtttcgatccgagttcgatttgagttgggttcgatccgagtcgagttgagctcgggcaagctccaACTCAGTTCGAaaatttttcaagataaaaaaatcagtttgactcagcttgaactcagtttcaaactgagtcgaatcgagctttttcgagtcaagtcgagcgacctaaccgagctaactcggttcgtgtagaGCCCTatagccatcccatccatcacttggaaaatggatggctatagaaaataaggcatacccatggatggattggatcattggaTTAGTGCAGTCCTTGTGTAAAAACCTTAGAAATGTGTTATAGACTTATTAGAAAGTACAGATCAATCGTTTGCACTGCCTACttgaactgatgcaactaggagcactataacttagagTGCCCTGAGAGCACAGGAGCATTTGTCTCCCTGGAACATTTGATTCCGCGTGTTTGATTCTTTTAAAGCATCCTGGCAGTGAATTTTACATCAGGTTGACCAGAAATCCATCATAATCGAGTTGACTCAACTGAGTTTTGAGTTGACTCGCTATCTTGGAAAAGTAAAACTATGGTCTTACCATTGGCATCAATGATACCGTCCTCGATTAGCTTTGGAATGTGAAAGATCTGAGCCAAGAGGCCCACTGATGCGGGCCAAAGAGCGGCTCCTCGAATCCCCATCTTTCTACCTACTTCCAATGCCCATGCCATGCTCGCATCCGCAATGACGCATGTGATGTTGCCATCGTTGGACTTGTCAATCCTCTCTATCAGCTCTTCTAAGGCAGATGGCATGAAGCTTAAAGCACTGTCACACAACTTGCCTATTTCGTTCCGGTCTTCGCCTGGTGCTAGCCCGTCTGGTATTGCAACCAGGCGAATCCGCTCATTGTCACTGCCCATCTTTTGCAGTGCGGCCACCATTCGGGCATGATTGAACTCGGTGTTCACGAATGTGATCATGAACCCATGGTCGAGCAAGCAGTGAGAGAGCTCCATGAGGGGTATGACATGGCCTTGTGCTGGGTACGGTATGACCAGTGCATGAGGTGACGTTCCCATGGCCGGTACTCCTTTACCCGTTTGTGTGGTTGTAATACTAGCGATTGCATATTACTCGTGTTCTCCCAAAGCTACTTATATTGAGGTTTTGGTTTGAATGGCTGAGAAGCCAATGTCATGGATTTGTCGTGATAGGTCTTGTGGTGTGTACGATCCCTCTCGTCCTCTCTGCCTTGTTATGTCATTCTCGTTTGTTGTTAATCAATGGATGCATTGAGGAGGCCACGGAGTGATACCAAATTTGAAATTTGTGATAGGTCTTGTGGTGTGTACGATCCAATGGCAGCTCTCTCGTCCTCTCTGCCTTGTTATATCATTCTCGTTTGTCGTTAATCAATGGATGCATTGAGGAGGCCACGGAGTCATACCAAATTTGAAATTTGTGATAGGTCTTGTGGTGTGTACGATCCAATGGCAGCTCTCTCGTCCTCTCTGCCTCGTTATGCCATTCTCGTTTGTTGTTAATCAATGGAAGCATTGAGAAGGCCATAGAGCTGTACCAAATTTGAAATTTGTAATCGGAGAAAAGACAATGGTA harbors:
- the LOC131219315 gene encoding UDP-glycosyltransferase 83A1-like, whose product is MGTSPHALVIPYPAQGHVIPLMELSHCLLDHGFMITFVNTEFNHARMVAALQKMGSDNERIRLVAIPDGLAPGEDRNEIGKLCDSALSFMPSALEELIERIDKSNDGNITCVIADASMAWALEVGRKMGIRGAALWPASVGLLAQIFHIPKLIEDGIIDANGYPSKHKMIKLSPTMPMMKTEHLFWLCINDNNVQQSLFRYANHINRALESADWLLCNSFHEIEQSAFELVPNILPIGPLQAGRRLGRLEGNFWREDSTCLSWLDKQPSCSVIYVAFGSFTVFDQCQFQELALGLELSGHPFLWVVRPDLTDGSSDAYPDGFKERVADRSLIVGWSPQQKVLAHPSIGCFLSHCGWNSTMEGLSNGVPFLCWPYFTDQFLNKTYISDFWKVGLGFIPDGNGIIPREEIKGKLNELLGDEGIRARSLELKEMARKQVGEGGSSLKNFNSFIEAMKLEK